The Sphaerodactylus townsendi isolate TG3544 linkage group LG02, MPM_Stown_v2.3, whole genome shotgun sequence DNA segment TTTATGAACTTAACCAACCATTCTGGTATCTTCAGAGCCCTTCTTCTGGTGCCCTCACCATATGATGCTAGATGGGAGGCAAGCCAAGTAAGGACCTTCTCAGTTGTGGTGCCAAAACCTGGGAATTTCcctcagggagatttgtctgcctCCCTTGACCATGGCATTCCATCACTATATATGTGTGTACACATATACATagtgttttaaatgctgtttcaaggtttgaaatgtttgccaccttggagGAATCTAAGTTGGTTGGAAAACCAGCATAGAaataatttaaagaaataaaaataataaatgtacagagCAGTTAGAAAGCTGTTTGTGGGGAACCTTTTACAGAGATCAGGAAATGGTTGTGTCTTGGCACATGAGGAGGATTTGGCTGAGGAAAATGGTATTGCAAGAAGCATGGGAGCACATCTCCCTGTGAGATCTGTCAGTTCATGCCAAATAACTTGGTATTGGGAGCTAAGGGTAACTTTTGCCCACATTGCTCTGTTGTCTCCAAGGGCAGTGCTTTACTTTGCAACATCTGGATGAATGGCATGCAATCATTTCTtctggaagaaggaaaagggggttGCATTCAGGGATACTTTTGCAATAGGGACATGATCTGCTTGCTGCATGGAGTGACCCCAGCCATTAAGAATCAAGTGTCTTCCTGTCTGTATAGTTTTGCCCTTTCATCTTGGATTCTAGTTTGTTGCTCTGGAATGTGATAGAATCTTGGCTCAGTAAAGTGAATGTTTGGGACTGACTTAAATACATGTGGTTGTTTTATGTGGTTTTAAAGGGAACCTTGGACGTGGGACTTATCGATTCTGTCTGTGCTTCTGACAATCCTGACAGGTAGGCTTTGATCACATCTATTTGCTTGGCTAATCATTTTATAatcaaatgttttcaataaagtgaaagttgtgtgtgtgtgtaaagtcatGTCAAATCAAagacaatttatggcaaccccaggaagggtctttcaaggcaagtaaaaagcagaggtggtttgctgtcgcattcctctgcagagtcttcctcggaAGTTTCCCTTCCATGTACCAAttgtgcttagcttccaagatcagagaAGATCAGGCTAAagcatgctgccttctctcccgaCAGTTgtataacaggaaaaaaaatgaaatcctcTTGGAGTTTATTTGGGTAAATATAAATGCAACACTTAAGGAGCCACTTAATGCCTTCTGTCAGAATAAATAGCTCTCAAACTGTCATACCAAATGGCTAAGTTTATTTTTAGCAACTTAGGACTTAGTGCCAGAAGCTTCTTGGAGCAACTGTTTTTATCTTAGTAAATTGTAGTAGCTGTGTGTTACTGTTTGGGTGTTTTCAGCTTTGGGAAAGTGTTTGTAATTATCTGTAGCATCTGCCCTGTATGCTAAATACAGCGTACACTGTGGGAGCACTGTGGCCCATACCATGCCTTAGGGTTCTTTTTTCTGTTGATCTTCCAGAATCTGCCAACCTGTGCAAAAACGATGGCGTTGGGGCTCTTTTGCTCCCCCCACTATCACCGTATGTTTCTTGCATGCTACTTCCAGAGCAGTGGATTTTCTGGAAATAGCCATTCCACTGAGCCATTCCACAGTCCTCCAGTTGCAAGTGGACAGGTTGTTGTAGATTGGAACCATGGCAGTGTTATCTGATAGAGCACTAGACTAGGAGTGGGGTAACTTGGTCCGAACCTCCCTCTCTACTGTAAAGCTGACtgtggtgaacttgggctagccAGCCTCTCTCATTCAGCTTAACCAAACTCACAAGTTTGTtgcaagggtaaaatggaggagaaggaaacCATGTTTGTTGCTCTGAGTTCTCTGGAAAGATATTGGGATAAAAAGGTAATAAAATAGAATCATCTTACAGCCTTGAGAATGGAAAGCAAAATTAAGAATCTGTTTTTCTgtacaatttaacctgaaaatgAGGCTTCCTTCAATTCCAGTCAAGGCCACGGATACTAAtacaagatttctttttaaatactATAAATAAAACAAGGCTGTTTTAATTCTACAGGTACATTTTCTCTAACACACATGCATTTCTACAAATAAAGCTGTGTAGGCATAAAAGTACCTAGAAGGGTCTGTTTCCATGGAGCTTGGTGAAAGTCTTAGAGGTGCTCTTTATATGATCTGAAGGTCAacccattttccccatttttgcggAACATCCACAGTGAATATTTTGAGAAATAAGATGCCTATTTTGCCATGTGACAGAAGCACTCTCTGCTCTATGGGCAGTTATACATGAGGCAGCACCTGACTGTGGGAAAGATGAGAGGTGATGAGAGAGATACATACGCACACAAAAAGCGGGGGATCTTTGGGAGGAACCTCATTACCCCATACAGCTGCCCCCCTTTCTGCACTATCttcactttctctccctttcatgggcctctccccctttcctttttctttttcttcctcacatatattttttcagttttccccAGCTTCCACTTTTCCTGTAATTATCTATTCCTTGCCTCCCTCACATCTTGTCTTCCACACAACCACAGAGTTTTCTCCCTCATATCTTCTCCCCCATTACCTGTCTGGCTTCtcatcttttttccctccctccctccccccacccacccatctgcTTACCTcctggtagagttgccaacctccaggtagtggctggtaatctgctattacaactgatttctgttcaactggacaaaatggccactttagaaggaGGTCACTGTGGCATTATATCTCCTTGAAGTCCCCCAACAAACCCTACCTTCCCCAGGTAttctcaaaaatctccaggtattttctggagctagcaaccctactttCTGGTGCAGGTAAACAATGCTGGCCGCCATTTGGGGTTGCTACAGCAAATCCAAAACATCACCCAAgtatctttttttccttcatatattttactttttacttttggGAGATTTTGAAacctctgtccccctccccccttttccgattttttgggattttcccCAGGTCTGTAGAAAATTCTATCCTTCATGGCATCCCTGAACCAATTTTTAAAGCATATCCTGGGGCTTAGTCGGAAGTTAGACACGTGATGTATCATGCagaaaaaatgagagagagaaaatacttATTAAAAAGTGGAAGTTGTTGGAAGGCAGCCAAAGGAGGCTTCATTTACATAGACACTTTGGGGAGAGGATGTTTTACACAATAACTGGAAAATGTAATGTATATGAATAAGAGGATATAAAGTCCATCTATTGTTGAGAAGAAGAgaactgcagcattctgcactgaAGAAGCTTCTGATCTCCTGGGCTATGGCATCAAGCGtagttttcattatattttgcaGGCCAAATTCCTTTGTAATCATCACAGCAAACCGTGTCATTCATTGCAACACTGATATCCCTGAGGAGATGCACCACTGGATCTCTCTCTTGCAGAAACCCAAGGGCGAATCCAGGGTTGATGGACAGGAGTTTATTGTGAGAGGTAAAAAGACAGAGGCAATGACAGACAAAGGCTGATTACCCACCGGCGCTCTGACACATGGTGGGACTGgaagcatgtcagggcaagaaatcttgttccgATGTGCTGACTCTTTGTGGCGCCCTGAGAGAGGAGGCGCATCGgtgcaagatttcttgccctgacacacTTCTTCTTGGCCCGTGCGTGCTTCTTGGTTTTTGtggagaaagcaagagcactACTGACATGACTTTCtgtgccagagcagggcgagaGTGCGGAATAACCAGCAGTGGGTCATCAGCCAAAGTTATTTTGTTGCCTTGGGCACAGATCAAATGCTGCCCCTCATTATGGGAGTAAAACGATAATAAAAGATTACATAATTGACCCTATGATTATAACACAGGATAGTCTCCCAAGGCACCATTGCCAAAGGCCATAAAAGTGCAtatagtgtagtggctaagagtgtgTACTGGTGAGTCTCCAAATCCCTCCTTAGCCACAAACTCTCTAGATGGCCTTAGGCCAGCTGTTGCTTTTCCTCCAGTCCCATGACTCCTGTTGTCCTTTCCCCTCTCAGGCTGGCTTCATAAGGAGGTCCAAAACAGCAGCAAGACATCTTCTTTGAAGGTGAAGAAACGCTGGTTTGTGTTGACTAGCACTGCCCTTGACTATTACAAATCATCTGAGCGCACAGCCACCAAGCTTGGGACTCTTGTACTCAACAGCCTTTGCTCGGTAGTCCAGCCTGATGAACGAGTTTTCAAAGAAGCGGGTAAGAGACAGGAACTAGTGGCCATGTAAAGGTGGTTGCTGAGTCTtcctctggcagctgtgaaatggtACTCCTGTAGAGCTGATTACATTTGTGCAATACTGTAATTGGGTAAAGCATCACtgtatactggttctggtgggttttccgggctgtgtggccatggtcttgctcctaacgtttcgcctgcatctgtggctggcatcatcagaggtgtatcacagagggaagatggactctggtctgatccagcaggctagttcttatggaagtcggtttcacactgtgtctagtgagaagggaaagtttagtgtggtatattgtccatgtcccagggtggggaaccaatcattaagtgtttgggtggaacttgctgtacAAAAGTGTGGTTgaatgcattgtattgtgggtggggttatcagtccattttttaagtactgggagcccagctttgctaattttcagagtctcttctttcttattgaagttgtcttggtattcgtgaatttcaatggcctccctgtgcagtctgacatagtaacctctgaattgtccagaatttcagaatTCAGCAAGGAGGATGCCTGTCTTTGTACCTCCTACATTTTGTTGCAGTCATTTTGggttcaccccctccccctcagtcttttttcagaattccaaaagtgcctgcaggctcaatgGGGTTGGGGACTGCACTTTAGACAGAAATTGGGTCTTGTTTTTGTATGAATGATGCTGTAGACCTATTCAAGGGGGGATAAAGTGGCTATCTGATTGCTGTACATATGAAGCACACAAAGGTACCAGCGGCTCCTCGGGCTGCCTCTTAAGGTGCCACCCACCAGTTTGGATCACCTTACAGCTGTAGCATGTGATGAAAACTGGGTGTTTATTGCCACCAGGTTCTAGCCtcttccccacctttctcccctactGCCTCAATTGTGGTTTATCATTCCAATTGTATATCCAGTTTCACTTCCTATTGCCATATGTGCTGGCAGGTTATTGGAACATCATTGTGCATGGCCGAAAGCACTCATACCGCCTCTACGCCAAGCTGCTGAATGAAGCCATGCGCTGGGCCTCTGCCATCCAAGGAGTCATTGACAGCAAAGTTCCCACTGAAACACCCACACAACAACTTATTCGTGACATTAGGGTAAGTAGTGCCTTTCCAAACCTGAATCCCACATGAGTATAAGCTCTAAATAGGGCAACaaaagaaagggatttgggcaatATAAATGAAGCTATTGATTGAAGCATCTTTTGCAAATGAACTAAGGGTCAGGCCAATTTCCTGGAAGAATTCCATAAAGCTCAATAAAATTCTCTAGGAAATGGAAAACTTTCTTGGTACAAATTTATCTCATCTTGCTCAGTTCTTATCCCATTCAGAGACATTAAAATacttggaggggggtgggatggaggaaTACCATTATCCCCTTTTGCTCAAaggtggtgtgtgtgttgggaaaaAGGAAGAGTCTATATGAGGAAACCTCTGTCTTTCTATTCAGGAAAACAGTTTGAATCCTGAAGTAGTGGAGCAGACCTACCGGAGGAATCCCATCCTAAGATACACCCAGCATCCCCTGCACTCTCCATTGTTACCACTGCCTTATGGGGATGTTGGAATCAACTGTAAGTGGATTTGAGGTTTGGGAATATGCATTATATCAGAGGTTTGGTTTCAAGCAGAAGGGCAGGGGAAGAGGAATACATCTTTAtccaagcttttaaaaaagaatatgtaGACatcctatgcagtggcgtagtggttaagagcaggtgcattctaatctggaggaaccgggtttgattccctgctctgctgcttgagttgtggaggtttatctggggaattcagattagccctgtacactcccacacacgccagctgggtgaccttgggctagtcagagtttttcggagctctctcagccccacctacttcacagggtgtttgttgtgaggggggaagggcaaggagattgtcagcccctttgagtctcctacaggagagaaagggggaggtataaatccaaactcttcttcttctatctagtTGTGCTTgtactctctcttttctttttctcagtaGGCTAATATCTAGTAAATTAAAAGGAAGGCCAATGCAAGGGAAGTATTTTGCAAGCACAAAGAAATCTCCTAAATTTTATTTTTGGAGCTGCACATTTCCAAGGAAGGATGTGCCATATGTCTGACATTCAAGTCACTTTCCTGAGTATGACACTCTTAACTGACAAGTAGTTCAGCATCTGCCCTCAGTTCGTATTTATCAACAATTTCGTTTATCACTGGATTGTTCTTTCACAAAActaaatggttttatttatttatttattatgatatttataagccgcctcacccccgaagggctcgaggcggctcacaaaatggctgcactttaaaacagcaaatcaacagaacatttcaaatacaagaatgcagcttaattcattaaaaacttaaaatttaaaaGCTTAAATAGCGATTACAAATTTACATACAAGTTAAAaacgcccgatctaaaggccagcggagggaggggataggtaggacccaagatggggATCAGGGCCCGACCAGGTGGGAGGCAGCAGCCTCAATGGGGGGTGATAAAACCACGGCCAGCCCCcctaaaggcccggtggaataggtCAGTCTTACacgccctgcggaactcaccaaggtcccgcagggcccggacagctggaggtagagcattccaccaggcaggggccagggccgtaaaggtcctggcccgggtcaaggccagccgcattgtcgcagggccaggggtctccagcagctctgccaccGCCaaacgcagcggcctatgtgggacataaggggtgatgcggtcccgtatgATGGGATATCAGAGGTTTCAGAGACTAAGTGCCATGACTGTTGGAAGCGCTAGTGGGAGTTGCTTTCCCCTTGTCCCTGGTGCAACTCAAGAGGAGCAGGAAAGAGTGAAGCATTTCCAGCTGCCTCCTCCTTTTCACACTCAGATAGATCACAAGATCCAGGATCATGGGTCTCTAAAAGCCTGTAAGCAAGTCTTGCAAGttgacaccccaccccccggccgccGCTTCCATGATGCATATAAGTTACAGACACTTGGGAGACATATACCCCTGTCCCTGCCACCAGAGCTTGCCAAATGACTGGCCCAGCCCCTCTGGCCAGTTTGCTATGTGATTGTTAGGGCAATGCAGAATCCATGTTTCAGAATGGTCCTGTATTTTCCATTGGATTATCTCCTGAGTAATTTTGTGCACGGGTTTGAAAAGGTATCCTAAATTGTCAGACAAGTTTCCCTTCTCTTCTGTGTAATGGAGATAGATAGAATTGTTGGGAGAGATGAACAGAGTGTGGAAATTCTGTTTTTGAATCTCTATGAGATGctagagagccaggttcaaaatactactcatgccatggaaacatgctgggtgacttgggccagtcacacactctcagcctggaccctggcaagtatttggatgtgagccctccaaggaataccaagtgtgcgacatggaggcaggcaatggcaaaccacctctgaacatgtttatccctgaaaaccctacaggggacACCCTAAGTcagtttgacagcaaaaaaaaagagagacattttGGGCATTGCATTTTCTTGGTTGACACCAAGGGGTATGTATGACATTTATTGGAGGTTTTTACCCTAGACTACCAGGAAAAACTTCAGTTACCCAGGGCTTATTGCATTGCTTCTTTTCCAAATGTAATGATTGGGATGACTTGCCATAAAGGTTTGGTCCAATTAATTCCCTCATGAGTTTCAGAAAACATGGCAGACCTGGTTCTTGTTCTGCCAGCTTGCTTCTTGGAGTGTTTATCTGCTGGCTTGCAGTTGGGAGCTCTCAGTTCAATACTGATGTTTTCCCTGTCTTGTATGTGTACCTTCTCTCCCCTTACAGTACAGCAAGAGAAGGGCTACAGCAGCCTACAAGATGAAGCCATGAAGATCTTCAACTCCCTGCAGGAGATCGAAACAGTGTCTGACCCCATCCCCATCATCCAAGGCATCTTGCAGACCTGCCAGGATCTCAGGCCCCTCCGTGATGAGGTCTATTGTCAGCTGATCAAACAGACGAACCACGTGCCACAACCCAACAGTCCTGGGAACCTTCACCATTGGCAGCTGATGACCTGCATGAGCTGTACTTTCCTGCCCAGCAGGGGAATCCTACGTTACCTTAAATTCCATCTCAGAAGGTGCGAGCTGTTCTGAGGGCACACTGTGCAGGCATCGCTCCCTCAGTATTCATTCTCCACACACCAGATCACTTATGAAGAAATTAAATAGGGCCTGTCACTGTGCAGATCTATGGAAggacccctccctcttttttacTCCTTTTATATTGCAAAAGGTGTTTTTTTACCACTTTTATTATACCTCCATGCCTTTCATTTTCTGCTAATTGACTCTGGGATTTTAGAAGAAACTGGATGTGAATATCAGCCTGGGGCCAGAGAATCATACATTTTCTCTAATGAGAGATGTCTAAATTTGGTATAATTGATTTGAAATTGTGGCATCATGTCCTAGGCTTGCCATGGGCTTTAACCTCTCTCCAATGGTATTCATATGACAGAAGGTTCTGGTTCAAAGTTTGTTTCTCAGCATGCAGGaggattttatgtattttatctttCTCTCAACCAGAGTAAAAGACCTCTTCCCAGGCACAGAAATAGACTGGTTTTCTCAATTCATCAGTGATTCATTGAAGAGAACCAAGAGCAGGGAGTTTGTCCCCTCCCAGGAAGAGATACAAGCCCTCATCACACGAGAGGAAATGACTACCACAGTTTACTGCCATGGAGGGGGCTCTTGTCAGATCACCATCAATTCCCATACCAGTGCCGGAGAGGTAAAAACAGAATTTGCAGGGCAAGGTTGCTCAGGAACCTCTGGTGGTGTGTGGGGCTGATGTGGGCATAACTGTTTGGTGTCTTTAGCATAATTCAGTCCCTTTTGGCTCATCTTCATTATTTTTCTATGTAaccaatgaagaagagaagaaagtttttcttcttttctctactGGCTTATGCTGGAGAAAGCACAGAAAATGGAGGGGCATCTCTCTCTGTCCATCTCCTTCCCTGTTCAACTTCAACTATAGGGTCCCTGAATATCTTTCTGCAAAGCTTTGGGGTATGCTGTTTTTCTCCTGGTAGGTAGTGGAGAAGCTGATCCGCGGACTGGCCATGGAAGACAGTCGGAACATGTTTGCCCTCTTTGAACGCAACAAGCATATGGACAAGGCAATTGAGAGTCGAGTGATTGTAGCTGACGTCTTGGCCAAGTTTGAGAGGTTGGTCCCTTTACAGGAGAAATTCTCATCCTTAACCCTGCATTATTGGGCACAGCCTAAATTGGAAGACCTTGATCCACTTTGCAAACTGCAGCGTAGTGCAGATGCAGCCTTAGTGGTTGGGACTGTGTGGCATTTTCTTCTAGAACTGGCCAGGTATTCAAGTACCAATGCCAGGCTCAACTTTGATTTTCTGGGTCTCTCATTCAAAGATGATCGTCACACTTGGAATCAGAAAACTGGAAGTAGAATTCAGGTAATGAGCAGGATGGTGCAGCTTTCCACAGCTGTAGCTTGTGTTTGTCTGCTTGATCAGTCAGCAAAACATTGTGTTTCAGAAGGGCCAGAGGCCTCTGGGTATTATTTCAATAAATCCCTTTGTGAATGGCCATTCTGCATGGAGGAGTGTGTTCAGCATGTGGGATCATTTGTTTTGTTGTTAGAATTTTTGGCTGGCCCTCACAGGAGGAGAGAGCCTTGGTCAGTTGGTTTCCACAAAACAAACTAGCTTTAGAGTTCTCTAGGAATTCTGTCTCTCATTTCAcccttctgttgttgttttttgttagcTGTTTTTTATAAGCTTCTTTCCAATTTGATCTGGAAATTGGAAGTGATGATGCCTTTCTTTTAATTATGTCATATGATCTCCTTATGGCTGGGCTGTAAGAGATGCCTCCAAAAATAGAATCCCTCAGGTGGGTTGTGGAGCTCCAACTGCTAGGTCATAAAGAGCTATAATATTTTGGCTGCCTTTTGGAAGGACCTGCTGCTCATGCCCATGTGGAAGAGAGCAAGGGAACTGTGGCTCCTGTTTCTCCTTATCGGCACTCTGAGAGCAACAGCAGGAGGGCAAGACAAGGTCACTTAGAAGTGGAGAGGACTTCCTTTATGGTTTTGCCCCTTAGCTTGTTCCTCACTATGATATATCTCCTGGCACTTAGCTCTTGTTTCCTCTCCGTGCCTCTCTAGGTCTGCTGCCTGTAGTCTTGGCCTTGACGTCAAGTTATGACTTTGGTTCTCCTCTTCTTGTCACTTAACACTTATGAGGCATGGCTGCAGCTCAGCCGATCCTGAGTCTGGAAATGTCAAGGTTACCTGTCATGTGGCACAGTATTACCACACAAATTGTTTCCCTGTCCTGATTCCATGTCATTGACTGTTACTTGCAGGGACTGGAAAATGCCAAAAATTGTGATGTTGGGCTACATGCTGAATCCTCCTAGATGCTAAGAgtaggggagaggggagaaattgCCATGGCAGTGTTGCTTTCATGAGGCCAATGCAACTTGTACGTCAGCTTTCAATTGATTCCATGATCAAGACGATCATCAGATTCTTCCCCACCTTACAGGCTCGCTGGGTccgtggaagaggaggaggaaggccacTGGCAGCTGTATTTCAAGTTGTATTGCTTCCTTGATGTTGCAAATGTGCCTAAAGAGGGAGTAGAGTTTGCCTTCATGTTTGAGCAGGTAAACCTTTCGTCGTctgtgaagaagagttggtccttatacacacacacatccttttctctacctgtaaggaatctcaaggcaacttacaaacttctttaccttcctctccccacaacataaaccttgtgaggtaagtggagctgaaagagttctaggagaacggtgactagcacaaagtcacccagcaggcttcatgtggaggagtggggaagcaacctggttctcctgattagagtctgctgctcttacccactgcaccacggcactccagatgttatggactataattcccatcaaccactgccagcatggccaattggccatgctggcaggggttgatgggaattgtagtcaataacatctggagtgccaaaggttcgccaccacggggctaggcaGTAGATGCACTAGGCCATGATGAGAAGACTTTACCCACAATAACTTATCAATAAGATGAAAGCAAGCTCATCTTGACAAAGAGGATGACATTCAGATGTCTGGTGACTCCTGAAAAATGTATTGTGGCAGAGGTTTCTATGAACCCACTGGTTAGATACATGGTCATTTAAGTATGTAGATGTATACCTTCACCCTGAGTGCAAATAAAAGGATAAAgaattgtttgcttttttaaaataaaagtgagGCTAAGAGGGCAAGCAGTGCAAGATACAGTAGTCACAGCATCCTGCAGAGCACAGGTGACTGCAGAAATCTATCAAATGATAAAGATCCACTGAGCATGAACATAACCCACTCAGACTGCTCAGCAAGAGGGTGATAAATTGCCATAGCAAGATCAGCTTGGTAAATAACACTTGATATGGAACTTTCTGTAGCGTGTAAAGAAGTCCCTGGATCTGCTGAAAACACAAGGTTTTCTGTAAGGGCAGGAGCAGGCTGGTTTCCTGTACACCCCCCCAGCCCCTTTCCCCTTTGACTCTCAGCTGCTCTCAATGTTTTGTTCCCTTTGGAGCATTTTCGGTCTTCATCAGACTGATGTTTTAGGactatgtttttctttcttttagttaATTGACATGGTTGTATTTTTCTGAgttcccaggaatttcctaaagtAGAAACTCTAGGTCTGTGGATGGGACTCATTTTGCTGTTTCTGCCATTCACTCAAAGGCCAGCAGAGTTACCTTTGGATATCGTGGTGATAATGAGTAATGATAAACACTAAGATTTTAGTAGCTGGAACAACTAGCAAAGGTGCTCTCCTTTGAGtcagttttctttcctttattaGTACAGCTTTATTGGCCAAAAATTTCAACCTAACTTTGGGCTAGTTCATTTTTCCTTGAAAGAGCATAGCTGCCAGTGGAGTGAGGATGTTACACTGGCTTTGCATTTAGTCGCATGGCTGTTATCATATATTCACAAAGTCTGCCACTTTTGGCTATTAATTCATGTGATGTCACACTTGCAATCTGGTCTTCGCCACAAGTATCCTTATTACTGAAACGTTATAAAGCTGTGAATAATGATCACCTCTGACATTTACAGGCTCATGAAAGTCTCATTGATGGCCATTTCCCTGGCCCAGAGGAGACACTGCACCACCTGGCTGCTCTGAGGCTACAATATCTACATGGGGACTGTTCCAGAATCTCCTGGTCCCTTGACAACATCTACCCAGTAAACCGGCTGAAGTCCAAAATCCTGCAGTCCATGAAAAGCAGTGGCCCCAGCAGCCatgctttggagaggagacggacCAGTTTCTTGGAGGGTACTCTGAAACGCAGCTTCAAGGCTGGCTCAGTGAAGAAGCAAAAAGTAGAAGAGGAGCAGATGATGGAGATGTGGGTGAAAGAGGAGCTGTCAGCAGCTCGAGCCAGCATAGCAGAGAAGTGGAGTAAACTCCAAGGGCTGTCTCAGCAGCAAGCCATGGTGGCGTACATGACCATCATGAAGGAATGGTCAGGCTATGGCTCTACCCTCTTTGATGTTGAGGTGAGAGAGGAACCACAGTGGTAACATCTGAACTCtggtccagagaaagtcatgctTAATTAGTTAATGAGGCTTTGACTGGGactgaggcccattatgcatgtcACGCTTACCTTGGGATTCTTCTTtgtgcagtggggttgtagtg contains these protein-coding regions:
- the LOC125426563 gene encoding unconventional myosin-X-like isoform X5; its protein translation is MAQVEVFRTHEEDQPLQEEERRQMEEILRLEREIEKLQWQQKTDHVSVACENTKNEIKRQREEEIQRLEKEASRVAQEFLELLDFGNLDESVQGLERSLSNEGTLNIECSLVAPLAEEEEDEGFPADEEGPPVPSPSLLNQDRTRTSDNYYSEEDTSPNVPFLRKGEEEEVKSLAFPAERSLSPEEQHMESIYHTVSEILPSDNGEMEDPIYSLPPDVESDYDHEEFDGSGDVGNTAAELLHRDKILHNSHSNGMDSNPGSLDSFLDSEEEGDPYMDTDEEFCGGRVTVLNGSGPAYFHSYLYMKGGLMNPWRRRWCVLKNEAFMWFRAKQEALKSGWLYKKGGGMSTLSRRNWKRRWFVLREAKLMYFENDSEEKLKGTIDIRKAKEIVDIHEKENALDVVTNDRVYHIVAESPEDASDWFNILSRVHSATEQQLREMQDEQANPKNAVGTLDVGLIDSVCASDNPDRPNSFVIITANRVIHCNTDIPEEMHHWISLLQKPKGESRVDGQEFIVRGWLHKEVQNSSKTSSLKVKKRWFVLTSTALDYYKSSERTATKLGTLVLNSLCSVVQPDERVFKEAGYWNIIVHGRKHSYRLYAKLLNEAMRWASAIQGVIDSKVPTETPTQQLIRDIRENSLNPEVVEQTYRRNPILRYTQHPLHSPLLPLPYGDVGINLQQEKGYSSLQDEAMKIFNSLQEIETVSDPIPIIQGILQTCQDLRPLRDEVYCQLIKQTNHVPQPNSPGNLHHWQLMTCMSCTFLPSRGILRYLKFHLRRVKDLFPGTEIDWFSQFISDSLKRTKSREFVPSQEEIQALITREEMTTTVYCHGGGSCQITINSHTSAGEVVEKLIRGLAMEDSRNMFALFERNKHMDKAIESRVIVADVLAKFERLAGSVEEEEEGHWQLYFKLYCFLDVANVPKEGVEFAFMFEQAHESLIDGHFPGPEETLHHLAALRLQYLHGDCSRISWSLDNIYPVNRLKSKILQSMKSSGPSSHALERRRTSFLEGTLKRSFKAGSVKKQKVEEEQMMEMWVKEELSAARASIAEKWSKLQGLSQQQAMVAYMTIMKEWSGYGSTLFDVECKEGGFPNDLWLSVSTENVCVYKRGDPKPLETFQYEHIVFFGAPQPNTFKLTVDEREMFFETPQVGEIIKIMKAYINMIVKKCCSIKSATSLDSRASLWTR